The Caballeronia sp. SL2Y3 genome includes a window with the following:
- a CDS encoding ATP-binding protein, producing the protein MHRITNTGRVNLGHLFWLRSLAIIGQLTTIAVVQIWLGANLPLPAMLLVIALEMVFNGLTWLRVARARPETNLELFGQMCVDLGALSALLFLSGGATNPFVTLYLPSLAIAAAILPWHMMACLALFAVACYALLSYNYVPLNIENPANLFDYFRLGLWVNFMVSVGLIGWFVARMSRALRLRDAALADAQQRHLRDERAVALGVQAATVAHEMGTPLSTIAMLSEELRDAAAHDRNLAPYADDFELLEQQMALCTSALARLRSRASGPSNRQPLDEWLASFIEQWRLRHPQVKFEQVGEAPATASIDDAVAVGQILTILLDNAARASSEFVTLQAVAETEESARYVRFEVCDRGPGIPPALRASLGAGPVDSTQGGHGVGLYLAFAAAARLNGSIELLEAEPHGTRAVLRVPNRGAAAAPVAAARTESSGAA; encoded by the coding sequence ATGCATCGCATAACGAATACCGGTCGCGTCAACCTCGGCCATCTGTTCTGGCTTCGTTCGCTCGCGATCATCGGCCAGTTGACGACCATCGCCGTCGTGCAGATTTGGCTCGGCGCGAATCTGCCGCTGCCGGCCATGCTGCTCGTGATCGCGCTGGAGATGGTCTTCAACGGGCTGACGTGGCTGCGCGTCGCGCGGGCGCGGCCCGAGACGAATCTCGAACTCTTCGGGCAGATGTGCGTCGATCTCGGCGCGCTGTCGGCCCTGCTCTTCTTGTCGGGCGGCGCGACCAATCCGTTCGTCACGCTGTATCTGCCGTCGCTTGCCATTGCCGCCGCCATTCTCCCGTGGCACATGATGGCGTGCCTCGCGCTCTTCGCCGTCGCGTGTTACGCGCTTCTCAGCTACAACTACGTGCCGCTCAATATCGAGAATCCGGCGAATCTCTTCGACTATTTCCGCCTCGGCCTGTGGGTCAACTTCATGGTGAGCGTGGGCTTGATCGGCTGGTTCGTCGCGCGCATGTCGCGGGCGCTGCGCCTGCGCGACGCCGCGCTCGCCGACGCCCAGCAGCGTCATCTGCGCGATGAACGCGCCGTCGCGCTCGGCGTGCAGGCGGCGACCGTCGCGCACGAAATGGGCACGCCGCTGTCCACCATTGCGATGCTCTCCGAAGAATTGCGCGATGCCGCCGCGCACGACCGCAACCTCGCGCCGTACGCGGACGACTTCGAACTGCTCGAGCAGCAGATGGCGCTCTGCACGTCGGCGCTCGCGCGGCTGCGCAGCCGGGCGAGCGGGCCGTCCAACCGGCAGCCGCTCGACGAATGGCTCGCGAGTTTCATCGAGCAATGGCGGCTGCGGCATCCGCAGGTGAAGTTCGAGCAAGTCGGCGAAGCGCCGGCGACCGCGTCCATCGACGACGCGGTGGCCGTCGGCCAGATTCTCACGATCCTGCTCGACAACGCCGCGCGCGCGAGCAGCGAGTTCGTGACGCTGCAAGCCGTGGCGGAAACGGAAGAGAGTGCGCGGTACGTGCGCTTCGAAGTGTGCGATCGCGGCCCGGGCATTCCGCCCGCGCTGCGCGCGTCGCTCGGCGCGGGTCCTGTCGACAGCACGCAGGGCGGCCACGGCGTCGGGCTCTATCTGGCGTTCGCGGCGGCGGCGCGGCTCAACGGCTCCATCGAACTGTTGGAGGCCGAGCCGCACGGCACGCGTGCCGTGCTCAGGGTGCCGAACCGGGGCGCGGCGGCGGCGCCGGTCGCGGCGGCGCGAACGGAATCGAGCGGCGCGGCGTGA
- a CDS encoding response regulator transcription factor, translating into MSDNNFLIIDDDEVFSGILARGLARRGYTAHQAHNAEEAVKLANQHKFGQITVDLHLGNDSGLRLVAPLRDLQPDARILVLTGYASIATAVQAVKDGADNYLAKPANVESILLALQEEASEQTAEEAIEHPTLLSVARLEWEHIQRALAENNGNISATARALNMHRRTLQRKLAKKPVRQ; encoded by the coding sequence ATGAGCGATAACAACTTCCTGATCATCGACGACGACGAAGTCTTCTCGGGCATTCTGGCGCGCGGGCTGGCGCGTCGCGGCTACACGGCGCATCAGGCGCACAACGCGGAAGAAGCCGTGAAGCTCGCCAATCAGCACAAGTTCGGTCAGATCACAGTGGACTTGCATCTCGGCAACGATTCCGGGCTGCGCCTCGTCGCCCCGTTGCGCGACCTGCAACCGGATGCGCGCATTCTCGTGCTGACCGGCTACGCGAGCATCGCGACGGCCGTGCAAGCGGTGAAAGACGGCGCGGACAACTATCTGGCGAAGCCCGCGAACGTCGAATCGATTCTGCTGGCGCTTCAGGAAGAGGCGAGCGAGCAGACGGCCGAGGAAGCGATCGAGCACCCGACGCTGCTTTCGGTGGCGCGGCTGGAGTGGGAGCATATCCAGCGGGCGCTCGCGGAGAACAACGGCAATATCTCGGCGACGGCGCGCGCGCTCAACATGCACCGGCGCACGTTGCAGCGCAAGCTGGCGAAGAAGCCGGTGCGCCAGTAA
- a CDS encoding methyl-accepting chemotaxis protein — translation MKGFDRLSVLSKLLLSFAVVILFTACVGGTGVVSLAKMHSLVEEIGDRHMDGLYRAEEINKHKVNTDLDAANLTFADDAGKQKLKHDMGESLAAMHRAFERMRPTLSTPQGSALYDAASQSVAAWEEIVQMQMGVKPMPIDVDQMGLIARAIAASEKARDVLERLVEYKRARATAARASAAAEYETMRVVLLALVLGAMAAGAVLAVVIGRRLAAQLGGEPAYAAQIANRIAQGDLTARVETRPGDESSMLHSLGNMSSKLAEIVGGIRHASESILFASREIAQGNTDLSQRTEEQAASLEETASSMEQLTATVRQNAGNADEATTLARGASDVSARGSELVGEVVDNMRELAAGSKRMTDIIAVIEGIAFQTNILALNAAVEAARAGEEGRGFAVVAGEVRSLAQRSAMSAKEIKELIEASTARVGSGAAIAERAGATMAEVTEAVQRVTGIMAQISAASHEQSAGIEQVNRAVAQMDQVTQQNAALVEQAAAAAGAMADQAEHLKGAVAVFELEGRA, via the coding sequence ATGAAAGGGTTTGACCGCCTGTCGGTCTTGAGCAAGCTGTTGTTGTCGTTCGCGGTCGTGATTCTGTTCACGGCGTGCGTGGGCGGAACCGGCGTGGTGTCGCTTGCCAAGATGCATAGCCTGGTCGAGGAAATCGGCGACCGTCACATGGACGGCCTCTACCGGGCCGAGGAAATCAACAAGCACAAGGTCAACACGGACCTCGACGCCGCCAACCTCACCTTCGCCGACGACGCCGGCAAGCAGAAGCTCAAACACGATATGGGCGAATCGCTCGCCGCGATGCATCGCGCGTTCGAGCGCATGCGCCCGACGCTCTCCACGCCGCAAGGCTCGGCGCTCTACGACGCCGCGAGCCAGTCGGTCGCCGCGTGGGAAGAGATCGTGCAGATGCAGATGGGCGTGAAGCCCATGCCCATCGACGTCGATCAGATGGGGCTGATCGCACGCGCGATTGCGGCGAGCGAAAAGGCGCGCGACGTGCTGGAGCGGCTCGTCGAGTACAAGCGTGCGCGTGCGACGGCGGCGCGCGCGAGCGCGGCCGCGGAGTACGAAACCATGCGCGTCGTGTTGCTCGCGCTCGTTCTGGGCGCGATGGCGGCGGGCGCGGTGCTCGCGGTGGTCATCGGCCGGCGTCTTGCCGCGCAGCTCGGCGGCGAGCCGGCGTATGCGGCGCAGATCGCCAATCGCATCGCGCAGGGCGACCTGACCGCGCGCGTCGAGACGCGTCCCGGCGACGAAAGCAGCATGCTGCACAGCCTCGGCAACATGAGCAGCAAGCTCGCGGAAATCGTCGGCGGCATTCGCCACGCGAGCGAGTCGATTCTGTTCGCATCGCGCGAGATCGCGCAGGGCAACACCGACCTCTCGCAGCGCACCGAGGAACAGGCGGCGTCGCTGGAAGAAACCGCGTCGAGCATGGAGCAGCTCACCGCCACCGTGCGCCAGAACGCGGGCAATGCCGACGAAGCCACCACGCTCGCGCGCGGCGCGTCGGACGTGTCGGCGCGCGGCAGCGAACTGGTCGGCGAAGTGGTCGACAACATGCGCGAACTGGCGGCAGGCAGCAAGCGCATGACGGACATCATCGCGGTGATCGAAGGCATCGCTTTCCAGACGAACATTCTCGCGTTGAACGCAGCCGTCGAAGCGGCGCGGGCGGGCGAGGAAGGGCGCGGTTTCGCGGTCGTGGCGGGCGAAGTGCGCTCGCTCGCGCAGCGCAGCGCGATGTCGGCGAAGGAGATCAAGGAACTAATCGAAGCCTCCACGGCGCGCGTGGGCAGCGGCGCGGCGATCGCCGAGCGCGCCGGCGCGACCATGGCGGAAGTCACGGAAGCGGTGCAGCGCGTGACGGGCATCATGGCGCAGATTTCGGCGGCGTCGCACGAGCAGAGCGCGGGCATCGAGCAGGTGAATCGCGCGGTCGCGCAGATGGATCAGGTGACGCAGCAGAACGCGGCGCTCGTCGAGCAGGCCGCGGCGGCGGCTGGGGCGATGGCGGATCAGGCCGAGCATTTGAAGGGCGCGGTGGCGGTGTTCGAGCTGGAAGGGCGCGCGTAA
- a CDS encoding solute carrier family 23 protein, whose product MSDSYFPRWPEQPNAEGGRVVGPDERLPWPQMIAMGVQHVVAMFGSTVLAPLLMGFDPNLCIFMSGIGTLLFFVLVGGRVPSYLGSSFAFIGLVIAVTGYSGHGANPNIPVALGGIIACGVAYAVIGAIVAAVGTRWIEALMPPVVTGSIVCVIGLNLAPIAVKGVSGSNFDSWMALVTVLCVGGVAVFARGMAQRLLILIGLAIAYIIYAVLTNGMGMGKPIDFGIVSNAAWFGLPHFTAPVFQPQAMTLLAPIAIILVAENLGHIKAVGAMTGRSLDKYIGRAFIGDGLATIVSGFAGGTGVTTYAENIGVMAVTKIYSTLVFVIAALFAIVLGFSPKFGALIQTIPGPVLGGVSIVVFGLIAVTGARIWVVNKVDFSDNRNLIVAAVTLVLGAGDFTLKLGGFALGGIGTATFGAIIFYAILRRRGAGVV is encoded by the coding sequence ATGTCCGATTCCTATTTCCCGCGCTGGCCCGAGCAGCCGAATGCCGAAGGCGGGCGCGTCGTCGGGCCTGACGAGCGCCTGCCCTGGCCGCAAATGATCGCGATGGGCGTCCAGCACGTCGTCGCGATGTTCGGCTCCACCGTGCTCGCGCCGCTCCTCATGGGCTTCGATCCGAATCTCTGCATCTTCATGTCGGGCATCGGCACGCTGCTGTTCTTCGTGCTCGTGGGCGGACGCGTGCCGAGCTATCTCGGCTCCAGCTTCGCGTTCATCGGGCTCGTGATCGCGGTCACGGGCTACTCCGGACACGGCGCGAACCCCAACATTCCGGTCGCGCTCGGCGGCATCATCGCGTGCGGCGTGGCGTATGCGGTCATCGGCGCGATCGTCGCGGCAGTCGGCACGCGCTGGATCGAAGCGCTGATGCCGCCCGTCGTCACCGGCTCGATCGTCTGCGTGATCGGGCTGAACCTCGCGCCTATCGCCGTGAAAGGCGTGAGCGGCAGCAACTTCGATTCGTGGATGGCGCTCGTCACCGTGCTGTGCGTCGGCGGCGTCGCGGTGTTCGCGCGCGGCATGGCGCAGCGCCTGTTGATTCTGATCGGCCTCGCGATTGCGTACATCATCTACGCGGTGCTGACCAACGGCATGGGCATGGGCAAGCCGATCGACTTCGGCATCGTCTCGAACGCCGCGTGGTTCGGCCTGCCGCACTTCACCGCGCCGGTCTTCCAGCCTCAGGCGATGACGCTGCTCGCGCCCATCGCGATCATTCTCGTCGCGGAAAATCTCGGCCACATCAAGGCGGTCGGCGCGATGACGGGACGCAGCCTCGACAAGTACATCGGCCGCGCGTTCATCGGCGACGGGCTCGCCACCATCGTCTCGGGCTTTGCAGGCGGCACGGGCGTGACGACCTACGCGGAGAACATCGGCGTCATGGCGGTCACCAAGATCTACTCGACGCTCGTGTTCGTGATCGCCGCGCTGTTCGCCATCGTGCTCGGCTTCTCGCCGAAGTTCGGCGCGCTGATCCAGACGATTCCTGGCCCGGTGCTCGGCGGCGTGTCGATCGTCGTGTTCGGGCTCATCGCGGTGACGGGCGCGCGCATCTGGGTCGTCAACAAGGTGGACTTCTCCGATAACCGCAATCTGATCGTCGCGGCGGTGACGCTCGTGCTCGGCGCAGGCGATTTCACGCTGAAGCTCGGCGGTTTCGCGCTCGGCGGCATCGGCACGGCGACGTTCGGCGCGATCATTTTCTATGCGATCCTGCGGCGGCGCGGGGCGGGTGTCGTTTGA
- a CDS encoding Na+/H+ antiporter produces the protein MEIVFTVLILLMIVALSGVGLSLLPVKLPLPLIQIAIGAMLAWPGFRLHVTFDPELFMLLFIPPLLFADGWRIPKRELYLARRAVLMLALGLVFITVGALGYFLHWMIPAMPLPVAFALAAVLSPTDAVALTGIAGRNRIPANLMHILEGEALMNDASGLVALKFAIAAALTGVFSLHEAAISFVVISVGGLAIGAAISWIVTEIPARVLKFSEDDDPAAGVILTVLIPFAAYVISERAGCSGILAAVSAGMMMNIQSLRATIPSAVRVRMTSTWTMIEFVFNGMVFILLGLQLPHIIGRALIEAHQDGNAQVGLLIGYVIATVLALYALRFAWVYCLRWVASRSAAKVGIESAAPGLRTLALTTIGGVRGAVTLAGVLSLPVTLDNGAALAGRDLAIFIASAVILASLLIAVVGLPVVLRGAKRERNPHAAEERLARRRAAQAAIRAIDETHALLTDDMDEAASARCADSTARVMDTYRLRLESLGDEEAPRVAARRSEIVETRLRMAALRAERAELLRLRTDQAINDETLNKLMREIDLSETAIVNRKRGTTA, from the coding sequence ATGGAAATCGTCTTCACCGTTCTCATCCTGCTGATGATCGTGGCGCTATCCGGCGTCGGTCTCAGCCTGCTGCCGGTCAAGCTGCCGCTGCCGCTCATTCAGATCGCCATCGGCGCGATGCTCGCGTGGCCCGGCTTCCGGCTGCATGTCACGTTCGATCCCGAACTGTTCATGCTGCTGTTCATCCCACCGCTGCTGTTCGCGGACGGCTGGCGCATTCCGAAACGCGAGCTGTATCTCGCGCGCCGCGCCGTTCTCATGCTGGCGCTCGGGCTCGTGTTCATCACCGTGGGCGCGCTCGGCTACTTCCTGCACTGGATGATTCCCGCGATGCCGCTTCCCGTCGCCTTCGCGCTCGCGGCCGTGCTTTCGCCGACCGATGCCGTCGCGCTCACGGGCATCGCCGGGCGCAACCGCATTCCGGCAAACCTCATGCATATTCTGGAAGGCGAAGCGTTGATGAACGACGCCTCGGGCCTCGTCGCGCTGAAGTTCGCCATCGCGGCCGCGCTGACCGGCGTGTTTTCGCTGCACGAGGCGGCCATCAGCTTCGTCGTGATCTCGGTGGGCGGGCTTGCGATCGGCGCGGCGATCAGCTGGATCGTGACCGAGATTCCGGCGCGCGTGCTCAAGTTTTCCGAAGACGACGACCCCGCCGCGGGCGTGATCCTGACCGTGCTGATTCCGTTCGCCGCCTATGTGATCTCGGAGCGCGCGGGCTGCTCGGGCATCCTCGCGGCCGTTTCCGCCGGAATGATGATGAACATCCAGAGCCTGCGCGCGACCATTCCGAGCGCCGTGCGCGTGCGGATGACGAGCACGTGGACGATGATCGAGTTCGTGTTCAACGGCATGGTGTTCATCCTGCTCGGCTTGCAGTTGCCGCACATCATCGGGCGCGCGTTGATCGAGGCGCATCAGGACGGCAACGCGCAAGTCGGTCTTCTGATCGGCTATGTGATCGCGACGGTGCTCGCGCTCTATGCGCTGCGCTTCGCGTGGGTGTATTGCCTGCGCTGGGTCGCGAGCCGCAGCGCGGCGAAGGTCGGCATCGAAAGCGCCGCGCCCGGCTTGCGGACGCTCGCGCTGACGACGATCGGCGGCGTGCGCGGCGCGGTGACGCTCGCGGGCGTGCTCTCGCTGCCAGTCACGCTCGATAACGGCGCGGCGCTCGCGGGGCGCGATCTGGCGATTTTCATCGCGTCGGCGGTGATTCTCGCGTCGCTCTTGATTGCGGTCGTCGGCTTGCCGGTGGTGCTGCGCGGCGCGAAGCGCGAGCGCAATCCGCATGCGGCCGAGGAGCGGCTCGCGCGTCGGCGCGCGGCGCAGGCGGCGATCCGCGCCATCGACGAAACGCACGCGCTGCTCACCGACGACATGGACGAAGCCGCGTCCGCCCGCTGCGCGGATTCGACGGCCCGCGTGATGGACACGTACCGGCTGCGGCTGGAATCGCTCGGCGACGAGGAAGCGCCGCGCGTGGCGGCGAGACGAAGCGAGATCGTGGAAACGCGGCTCAGAATGGCGGCGCTGCGGGCGGAGCGCGCGGAACTGCTACGGCTGAGAACCGATCAGGCGATCAACGATGAGACGCTGAACAAGCTGATGCGGGAGATCGACCTTTCGGAGACGGCGATTGTGAATCGGAAGCGGGGGACGACGGCTTGA
- a CDS encoding EAL domain-containing protein, with protein sequence MVIANPEKTTLSARSFELGVMSGLDRYSVEHGEWTLSSVFQPVFSLSHMRAVGYEGLLRAHDALDRPVPPVDVFAQASRVGEALQIDRLAQALHLENFKMLGAQNEWLFLNVHPGALTEPYHAAALLANLKRLHIEPRRVVLEVLEQSAGDIERLAQAVQQFREHGFLIALDDFGAGHTNIERIWQLDPDIVKLDRVMLSHAGHNVHAPLSERTRKQRRNMEAVLSGIVSLLHEAGKLVLIEGVETEHEAQLALASGADFVQGFFFARPHPGLADGVHAQNIIGELTERYRLQTEARERRVATRLQPYVRAFERAAERLAAGEPLDEVCWNFLALDHAARCFLLDQNGRQSGRNVVLRADRAAHEARFLPLVDAQGANWLRRPYFRAALGDPERVHVTKPYLSINEAMPCVTLSVETRSGGKRCVLCGDIDWLPDDDAD encoded by the coding sequence ATGGTGATCGCCAATCCCGAAAAGACGACACTCTCCGCGCGCAGCTTCGAACTCGGCGTGATGTCGGGTTTGGACCGCTATTCGGTCGAGCATGGCGAGTGGACGCTCTCGAGCGTCTTCCAGCCGGTGTTCAGCCTTTCGCACATGCGCGCGGTCGGCTACGAAGGACTGCTGCGCGCGCACGACGCGCTCGATCGCCCGGTGCCGCCGGTCGATGTGTTCGCGCAGGCGTCGCGCGTCGGCGAAGCCTTGCAGATCGACCGCCTCGCGCAGGCGCTGCATCTCGAAAACTTCAAGATGCTCGGCGCGCAGAACGAATGGCTGTTCCTCAACGTGCATCCCGGCGCGCTGACCGAGCCGTATCACGCGGCCGCGCTGCTCGCCAATCTGAAGCGGCTGCATATCGAGCCGCGCCGCGTCGTGCTCGAAGTGCTGGAGCAGAGCGCCGGGGACATCGAGCGTCTCGCGCAGGCGGTGCAGCAGTTCCGCGAGCACGGCTTTTTGATCGCGCTCGACGACTTCGGCGCGGGACACACGAACATCGAACGGATCTGGCAACTCGATCCGGATATCGTCAAGCTCGACCGCGTGATGCTGTCGCACGCCGGCCACAACGTGCATGCGCCGCTGTCGGAGCGCACGCGCAAGCAGCGGCGCAACATGGAAGCGGTGCTGTCGGGCATCGTCTCGCTGCTGCACGAGGCGGGCAAGCTCGTGCTGATCGAGGGCGTCGAAACCGAGCACGAGGCGCAGCTTGCGCTCGCGAGCGGCGCGGACTTCGTGCAGGGCTTTTTCTTCGCGCGGCCGCATCCGGGACTCGCGGACGGCGTGCATGCGCAGAACATCATCGGCGAATTGACGGAGCGGTATCGCTTGCAGACGGAAGCGCGCGAGCGGCGTGTCGCGACGCGGCTTCAGCCCTACGTGCGGGCGTTCGAGCGCGCGGCGGAACGGCTCGCGGCGGGCGAACCGCTCGACGAAGTGTGCTGGAACTTCCTCGCGCTCGATCACGCCGCGCGCTGCTTCCTGCTCGACCAGAACGGCCGGCAGTCGGGCCGCAATGTCGTGTTGCGCGCCGACCGCGCCGCGCACGAAGCGCGCTTTCTGCCGCTCGTCGATGCGCAGGGCGCGAACTGGCTGCGTCGTCCGTACTTTCGCGCGGCGCTCGGCGACCCCGAGCGCGTGCACGTGACGAAGCCGTATCTTTCGATCAACGAGGCGATGCCGTGCGTCACGCTTTCGGTCGAGACGCGCTCCGGCGGCAAGCGCTGCGTGCTGTGCGGCGACATCGACTGGCTGCCGGACGACGACGCCGACTGA